One window of Aliarcobacter lanthieri genomic DNA carries:
- a CDS encoding helicase-related protein, with amino-acid sequence MKENWQEQIQSLLNCDLKSLYPLARSLNRKLEFYVGPTNSGKTYNALLKLKEANSGLYLAPLRLLALEGYEDLKESNIEASLITGEEQQLNEDAAHVCSTIEMLDFDLEVDVAVIDEVQMLEDDDRGWAWVNAIIGVPAKKVIMTGSVNALEAVKKIAQYLGEDLKIVKHKRKNELKVLEKWTSLEKLDDGTALIAFSRSDVLKLKQKLQKRYSVSVIYGNLSPEVRRDEARRFRQGESQILIATDAISMGLNLPIKTILFTTDTKFDGVRKRKISVNEIVQIAGRAGRFGIFEAGYLGATRRDVLEYIKEEFKAPIKTIKPPFKVKINNFQLENLSMHLKTKSLGKVLNFFALNMKFNGPFEAANLSGMLEASRIVDSKDGLSLEEKYLLSQAPITAKSTIILQAYTSYIASVIKKKVNHYKPSITLPKKAITQKDLLLVEDEVKKISLYLWLSYKFPELFPDHEKAYILRNYFNSFIEQSLKEGVLIDEKNFEDKPKYKERAKKQDKVFNKRDRTYKRDKKRF; translated from the coding sequence ATGAAAGAAAATTGGCAAGAACAAATACAGAGTCTATTAAATTGTGATTTAAAATCACTTTATCCACTAGCAAGAAGTTTAAATAGAAAATTAGAGTTTTATGTAGGCCCTACAAATAGTGGAAAGACATACAATGCTTTATTGAAATTAAAAGAAGCAAATAGTGGGTTATACTTAGCTCCACTTAGGCTTTTAGCACTTGAAGGATATGAAGATTTAAAAGAATCAAATATTGAGGCTTCTCTTATAACAGGAGAAGAACAACAATTAAATGAAGATGCTGCACATGTTTGTTCAACTATTGAAATGTTGGATTTTGATTTGGAAGTTGATGTTGCAGTTATTGATGAAGTTCAAATGCTTGAAGATGATGATAGAGGTTGGGCTTGGGTAAATGCAATTATTGGAGTTCCTGCAAAAAAAGTTATTATGACTGGAAGTGTAAATGCTCTTGAAGCTGTAAAGAAAATAGCTCAATATCTAGGAGAAGATTTAAAAATTGTAAAACATAAAAGAAAAAATGAACTAAAAGTTTTAGAAAAATGGACATCTTTAGAAAAACTTGATGATGGAACAGCTTTGATAGCATTTTCAAGAAGTGATGTTTTGAAATTAAAGCAAAAATTACAAAAAAGATATTCTGTTTCAGTAATTTATGGTAATTTATCTCCTGAAGTACGTAGAGATGAAGCTAGAAGATTTAGACAAGGAGAAAGCCAAATCCTAATAGCTACAGATGCTATAAGTATGGGCTTAAATCTTCCTATTAAAACAATATTATTTACTACAGATACAAAATTTGATGGGGTAAGAAAAAGAAAAATTAGTGTAAATGAAATAGTTCAAATAGCCGGTCGTGCTGGAAGATTTGGAATATTTGAAGCAGGATATTTAGGTGCCACAAGAAGAGATGTTTTAGAATATATAAAAGAGGAATTTAAAGCTCCTATAAAAACAATAAAACCACCATTTAAAGTGAAAATAAATAACTTCCAACTTGAAAATCTTTCAATGCATCTAAAGACAAAATCTCTAGGAAAAGTTTTAAACTTTTTTGCCTTAAATATGAAGTTTAATGGTCCTTTTGAAGCAGCAAATCTTTCAGGTATGCTTGAAGCTTCAAGAATTGTTGATAGCAAAGATGGTTTGAGTTTAGAGGAAAAATATCTTTTATCTCAAGCGCCAATTACTGCAAAATCTACTATTATTTTACAAGCATATACTTCATATATTGCAAGTGTTATTAAAAAAAAGGTAAATCATTATAAACCATCAATTACTTTACCTAAAAAAGCAATAACTCAAAAAGATTTACTTTTAGTAGAAGATGAGGTAAAAAAAATATCTCTTTATCTTTGGCTTTCATATAAATTTCCAGAACTTTTTCCAGATCATGAGAAAGCATATATTTTAAGAAATTATTTTAATAGTTTTATAGAACAGTCTTTAAAAGAAGGTGTTTTAATAGATGAAAAGAATTTTGAAGATAAACCAAAGTATAAAGAAAGAGCTAAAAAACAAGATAAAGTTTTCAATAAAAGAGATAGAACTTATAAGAGGGATAAAAAAAGATTTTAA
- a CDS encoding flagellin has protein sequence MRINTNVSSLTAQEAATNTNNSIKNSLEKLSTGLKINKASDDASGLAIADKLRTQVTSINQGIANGNSAVTLLQIADKSMDEQSKILDTVKSKLIQANTATTSTAGRGAISKDISKLLQQLDNIAKQVNYNGLQLLQADRTSGASASVAHSFQVGEKSDDTISMKAIQANTAGLGLTALRNLDSTGTISAATAGTSQATVDAAITTLNAYRGDVGSTQNQVESAVRNLMTQSTNIKAAEAIIRDVDYAQESANFNKLNIISQAGSYAISQANATQQNVLRLLQ, from the coding sequence ATGAGAATTAATACAAACGTTTCATCTTTAACAGCTCAAGAAGCAGCAACAAACACAAATAACAGTATAAAAAATTCACTAGAAAAACTTTCTACTGGTTTAAAAATCAATAAAGCTTCAGATGATGCTTCTGGTCTTGCTATTGCAGATAAACTTAGAACTCAAGTTACATCTATAAATCAAGGTATTGCAAATGGTAACTCTGCTGTAACTTTACTACAAATTGCTGATAAATCTATGGATGAGCAATCTAAAATTCTAGATACAGTTAAATCTAAACTTATCCAAGCAAATACTGCTACTACTTCAACAGCAGGTAGAGGAGCTATTTCTAAAGATATTAGTAAACTTTTACAACAACTTGATAATATTGCAAAACAAGTAAACTACAATGGTTTACAACTTTTACAAGCAGATAGAACTTCTGGTGCTAGTGCAAGTGTTGCTCATAGCTTCCAAGTTGGGGAAAAATCTGATGATACAATATCTATGAAAGCTATTCAAGCAAATACTGCTGGATTAGGGTTAACTGCTCTTAGAAACTTAGACTCAACTGGAACTATCAGTGCAGCTACTGCTGGTACATCACAAGCAACAGTTGATGCTGCTATTACTACATTAAATGCATATAGAGGAGACGTAGGTTCTACTCAAAATCAAGTTGAGTCTGCTGTAAGAAACCTTATGACTCAGTCAACAAATATTAAAGCTGCTGAAGCTATCATCAGAGATGTTGATTATGCTCAAGAATCTGCAAACTTTAATAAATTGAATATCATTTCTCAAGCTGGTTCATATGCTATCAGCCAAGCAAATGCTACTCAACAAAATGTATTAAGACTTTTACAATAA
- a CDS encoding flagellin, with translation MRINTNVSSLTAQEAATNTNNSIKNSLEKLSTGLKINKASDDASGLAIADKLRTQVTSINQGVANGNSAVTLLQIADKSMDEQSKILDTVKSKLIQANTATTSTAGRASISKDISKLLEQLDNIAKQVNYNGLQLLQADRTSGAAATAGHSFQVGEKSDDMISMKSIRANTTGLGLTALRNLDQTGTISVATAGSSQETVDAAITTLNTYRGDVGSTQNQIESAVRNLLTQSTNIKAAEAIIRDVDYAQESANFNKLNIISQAGSFAISQANSVSQNVLRLLQ, from the coding sequence ATGAGAATAAATACAAATGTATCTTCACTTACAGCTCAAGAAGCGGCAACGAATACAAATAATAGTATAAAAAATTCACTAGAAAAACTAAGTACAGGATTAAAAATCAATAAAGCTAGCGATGATGCTTCTGGTCTTGCTATTGCAGATAAACTTAGAACTCAAGTTACATCTATAAATCAAGGTGTTGCTAACGGTAATTCTGCTGTAACTTTACTACAAATTGCTGATAAATCTATGGATGAACAATCTAAAATTCTAGATACAGTTAAATCTAAACTTATCCAAGCAAATACTGCTACTACTTCAACAGCAGGTAGAGCATCTATTTCTAAAGATATTAGTAAATTATTAGAGCAACTTGATAATATTGCAAAACAAGTAAACTACAATGGTTTACAACTTTTACAAGCAGATAGAACTTCTGGAGCTGCAGCTACTGCTGGACATAGTTTCCAAGTTGGAGAAAAATCTGATGATATGATATCTATGAAATCTATCAGAGCAAATACAACTGGATTAGGCTTAACTGCTCTTAGAAATCTAGATCAAACTGGAACTATATCTGTAGCTACTGCTGGAAGTTCACAAGAAACTGTTGATGCTGCTATTACTACATTAAATACATATAGAGGAGATGTAGGTTCAACTCAAAATCAAATAGAAAGTGCAGTAAGAAATCTACTTACTCAATCTACAAATATTAAAGCTGCTGAAGCTATCATCAGAGATGTTGATTATGCTCAAGAATCTGCAAACTTTAATAAATTGAACATTATTTCTCAAGCTGGTTCATTTGCAATCAGCCAAGCTAATTCTGTTTCTCAAAATGTTCTTAGACTACTTCAATAG
- a CDS encoding 6-hydroxymethylpterin diphosphokinase MptE-like protein, protein MTEAQIQLQNALTTTFLANLAFLSEYDNELYHRIENLSKMIEEGTYVERYALEFIMENGDFDILDTQTNQYIYGKNPRKINSDLLEKIDFENTKSFSSIEGFFEYKNSPTIDINFEFKGEFGSLLQSYLHEYSITLNDFLDNKTKKYKKIEKFIFFGTFLGRHIPAIAQKIDASLYMVFESNLEIFRLSLFTVDYTILAKNSGVIFSIMDDTFDVEKKISLFLNIGRFDNYLIKFIDINTNVDKYYYTLVSLLNTMKATKYDFLRRLYVYVNKTTNCIKESYDFLLFDRLKEELKILKDTPVLYLAAGPSLDENIDWIYNNQDKFFIVTIGSVYNKLLNKGIRVDLVTTLDEQKWLERVQFSNEILEKSSKHTIFFASAITNEKILKKLNKKNLFIFEIYESFFKNNYAFDGHSIGEVTLDILLQLNIKNIYLIGLDLALNQKTGDTHSNSAGSGVSKVDINNKEKSFSRKSLVTVKGNFEKEVKTIELFYSSIKDIEQKLILKNESTTIYNLSKHGAYFEGTIPLNLEEVDIKSFKTIDIKYFDLQNNLKKFSKDSLAESRKKSFIDEINFLQQNLKEQLNAIKEYDFKNYIDLNSIILDFLQNIKDNDILILYKVLHNYYEMVIPYLNYHFNDSRLNQEYKKVEKIKDIFTTQVENLINDYIFCINKII, encoded by the coding sequence ATGACAGAAGCACAAATTCAACTACAAAATGCACTTACAACTACATTTTTAGCAAATTTAGCGTTTTTGAGTGAATATGATAATGAACTCTATCATAGAATTGAGAATCTATCAAAAATGATAGAAGAAGGTACTTATGTAGAGAGATATGCTTTAGAATTTATTATGGAAAATGGTGATTTTGATATTTTAGATACTCAAACAAACCAGTATATCTATGGAAAGAATCCTAGAAAAATAAATAGTGACTTGCTAGAAAAGATAGATTTTGAAAATACTAAGTCTTTTTCAAGTATAGAAGGTTTTTTTGAGTATAAAAATTCTCCTACAATAGATATAAATTTTGAATTTAAAGGTGAATTCGGCTCTTTACTTCAAAGCTATTTGCATGAGTATTCAATTACTTTAAATGATTTTTTGGATAATAAAACAAAAAAATATAAAAAGATAGAAAAATTTATATTTTTTGGTACTTTTTTAGGGCGACATATTCCAGCAATTGCACAAAAAATAGATGCTTCTTTATATATGGTATTCGAATCAAATCTTGAGATCTTTAGACTTTCACTTTTTACAGTAGATTATACAATTTTAGCAAAAAATAGTGGAGTAATCTTTTCAATTATGGATGATACATTCGATGTTGAGAAAAAAATATCACTATTTTTAAATATAGGAAGATTTGATAACTATCTAATAAAATTTATAGATATAAATACGAATGTAGACAAGTATTACTATACTTTGGTATCTTTATTAAATACAATGAAAGCTACAAAATATGATTTCTTAAGAAGATTATATGTCTATGTAAATAAAACAACAAATTGTATAAAAGAGAGTTATGATTTTTTACTTTTTGATAGATTAAAAGAAGAATTAAAGATTTTAAAAGATACTCCAGTTTTATATTTAGCAGCAGGTCCTTCTTTGGATGAAAATATAGATTGGATTTATAATAATCAGGATAAATTCTTTATAGTTACTATTGGTTCTGTTTATAATAAACTTTTAAATAAAGGTATAAGAGTAGATTTAGTTACAACTTTGGATGAACAAAAATGGTTAGAAAGAGTTCAATTTTCAAATGAAATTTTAGAAAAATCTTCTAAACATACAATTTTTTTTGCATCAGCTATCACAAATGAAAAAATATTAAAAAAACTAAATAAAAAGAATCTTTTCATATTTGAAATTTATGAATCATTTTTTAAAAATAATTATGCTTTTGATGGACACAGTATAGGTGAAGTAACTTTAGATATTTTACTGCAATTAAATATAAAAAATATTTATTTAATTGGATTAGATTTAGCTTTAAATCAAAAAACTGGAGATACGCACTCAAATAGTGCTGGATCTGGAGTATCAAAAGTTGATATTAATAATAAAGAGAAATCTTTTAGTAGAAAAAGTTTAGTTACAGTAAAAGGAAATTTTGAAAAAGAGGTAAAAACAATAGAACTTTTTTATAGTTCTATAAAAGATATAGAACAAAAACTTATCTTGAAAAATGAATCAACAACAATATATAATTTATCGAAGCATGGCGCATATTTTGAAGGTACAATACCTTTAAATTTAGAAGAAGTAGATATAAAAAGTTTTAAAACTATAGATATAAAATATTTTGATTTACAAAATAATTTAAAAAAGTTTTCAAAAGATAGTTTAGCTGAAAGTCGAAAAAAATCTTTTATAGATGAGATAAATTTTTTACAACAAAATTTAAAAGAACAATTAAATGCTATCAAGGAATATGATTTTAAAAATTATATAGATTTGAACTCTATAATATTAGATTTCTTGCAAAATATTAAAGATAATGATATTTTAATTTTATATAAAGTTTTACATAATTATTATGAGATGGTTATTCCATATTTAAATTATCATTTTAATGATTCAAGATTAAACCAAGAGTATAAAAAGGTAGAGAAAATAAAGGATATTTTCACTACACAAGTTGAGAATTTAATAAACGATTATATCTTTTGTATAAATAAAATTATATAA
- the trmA gene encoding tRNA (uridine(54)-C5)-methyltransferase TrmA, which yields MNCKYFGTCASCTLYDKTYDEQLNYKIQREKKRFENFTNIEFDIIKSSEKNFRNRAEFRVWWEKDENSQKDILSFAMNDFNKDILKIDSCSIVSSDISNLMPKLLIELEKDMLLSFRLFAIEFLNSSTHDMLVTLIYHKKLESDWCELSKKIENKLNIKIIGRSRKQKIVLSDDFINETLTIENQEFKFAYEENGFTQPNTNVNIQMIEWVLKNTQSSTKDLCELYCGGGNFTIPLSKKFNKVLATEISKTSIKSALRNCKLNNIENIEFIRMSAEEFVEALAEKRPFNRLKNINLKAYDFNTIFMDPPRSGLDDTTRNLAKEFENIIYISCNPETLHRDLQELVKTHKIVKFALFDQFAFTEHIESGVILKKIEN from the coding sequence ATGAACTGTAAATATTTTGGGACTTGTGCTTCCTGTACACTATATGACAAAACTTACGATGAACAACTAAATTATAAAATTCAAAGAGAAAAAAAACGATTTGAAAACTTTACAAATATTGAGTTTGATATCATTAAAAGTAGTGAAAAAAACTTTAGAAATCGTGCTGAATTTAGAGTTTGGTGGGAAAAAGATGAAAATAGTCAAAAAGATATTTTATCTTTTGCTATGAATGATTTTAATAAAGATATTTTAAAGATAGATTCCTGTTCTATTGTAAGTTCTGATATATCAAACCTTATGCCAAAACTTTTAATAGAGCTTGAAAAAGATATGTTATTGTCTTTTAGACTTTTTGCTATTGAATTTTTAAATAGTTCTACTCATGACATGCTTGTAACTTTGATTTATCATAAAAAACTTGAAAGTGATTGGTGTGAATTATCAAAAAAAATAGAAAATAAACTAAATATAAAAATAATTGGTAGAAGTAGAAAACAAAAAATTGTTTTAAGTGATGATTTTATAAATGAAACTTTAACCATAGAAAATCAAGAGTTTAAATTTGCATATGAAGAAAATGGATTCACTCAACCAAATACGAATGTAAATATACAAATGATTGAATGGGTTTTAAAAAATACACAAAGTTCAACTAAAGATTTATGTGAACTTTATTGCGGGGGTGGAAATTTTACAATTCCACTATCAAAAAAATTCAACAAAGTTTTAGCGACAGAAATATCAAAAACATCTATCAAATCAGCTTTAAGAAATTGTAAGTTAAATAATATAGAAAATATTGAGTTTATTAGAATGAGTGCAGAAGAATTTGTAGAAGCACTAGCAGAAAAAAGACCATTTAATAGATTAAAAAATATTAATTTAAAAGCATATGACTTTAATACTATATTTATGGATCCACCAAGAAGTGGATTAGATGATACTACTAGAAATCTAGCAAAAGAATTTGAAAATATAATATATATTTCATGTAATCCAGAAACTTTACATAGAGATTTACAAGAATTAGTAAAAACTCATAAAATAGTAAAATTTGCATTGTTTGATCAATTTGCATTCACTGAACATATTGAAAGTGGTGTAATTTTAAAAAAAATTGAAAACTAA
- a CDS encoding 6-hydroxymethylpterin diphosphokinase MptE-like protein, with the protein MDKAKQIEELQKTLNIIYLNNINFLKIHHSQLYKKIIDFEKSNKEKYSLEFIDDEFKLIDLQKNQNLYNIEPFYDSLNRINSFEFSNAFTLIKLENIEKRNYYENELNSSLYLNEYIQNFGNINIEINKFIFIGTLLGVHINDFHKHFNAKVYLIIEPNLEIFRLSLFLCDYESISKESKLFFAIDENKLNIKKLTNEFLEYKFELNNLIHFELINEDYNSILNDLNSYLTENSQMRYPFSEFIISLKRGYKYFFEEERNIINLSKKYNFLENKKILFLGAGVSLAKNLEWIYLNQEKFIIVASSAVLKHLRILNIIPDIILVIDGQKDVMLEQFNTDELMYKNSIVLASIKLDYELFSTKLKDTNIYFLQNALELFSGFGFLSGVTVGDLGVDILAKLGSSEIYLLGIDASIDSKNGKTHIGTHKSSRKVNLNVENCGDFKTDIIYVKGNLQAQVPTFREYIDMIDSLEEIISIHPKTKIYNLGSGAYFKGSFPLKLDHLNFENISKELFKIEFLNNLNNISKSNLASIDKNEINKEQEVLKKLNDLDKNTFYKEFKVIFENYPQSMICNIFNRFFKLVLPYHNILKNQDIANKILEKQIDEVLNAFNTIFDKIDINFIRGN; encoded by the coding sequence ATGGATAAAGCAAAGCAAATAGAAGAATTACAAAAAACTCTTAATATAATTTATTTAAATAATATTAATTTTTTAAAAATACATCATTCACAATTATATAAAAAGATAATTGATTTTGAAAAAAGTAATAAAGAAAAATATTCTTTAGAGTTTATAGATGATGAATTTAAATTAATAGATTTACAAAAGAATCAAAACCTATATAATATTGAACCTTTTTATGATTCACTTAATAGAATTAATAGTTTTGAATTTAGCAATGCTTTTACACTTATAAAACTTGAGAATATAGAAAAAAGAAACTACTATGAAAATGAGTTAAATAGCTCTTTATATCTAAATGAATATATACAAAATTTTGGAAATATAAATATAGAAATCAATAAATTTATTTTTATTGGAACATTACTTGGTGTACATATAAACGATTTCCATAAACACTTCAATGCAAAAGTATATTTGATAATTGAACCAAATCTAGAAATATTTAGACTTTCACTTTTTTTATGTGATTATGAAAGTATATCAAAAGAGTCAAAACTATTTTTTGCTATAGATGAAAATAAATTAAACATAAAAAAACTTACAAATGAATTTCTAGAGTATAAATTTGAATTAAATAATCTAATACATTTTGAATTAATAAATGAAGATTATAATTCAATACTCAATGATTTGAACTCTTATCTTACAGAAAATTCTCAAATGAGATATCCATTTAGTGAATTTATAATAAGTTTAAAAAGAGGATATAAATACTTTTTTGAAGAAGAAAGAAATATTATAAATCTTTCAAAAAAATATAACTTTTTAGAAAATAAAAAGATTTTATTCTTGGGAGCTGGAGTATCTTTAGCAAAAAATTTAGAATGGATATACCTAAATCAAGAAAAATTCATAATAGTTGCTTCAAGTGCAGTTTTAAAGCATCTTAGAATTTTAAATATTATTCCAGATATTATTTTAGTTATTGATGGGCAAAAAGATGTAATGCTAGAACAATTTAATACAGATGAATTAATGTATAAAAACTCTATTGTCTTAGCATCAATAAAACTAGATTATGAACTTTTTAGTACAAAATTAAAAGATACAAATATCTACTTTTTACAAAATGCTCTTGAACTTTTTTCTGGTTTTGGATTTTTAAGTGGAGTTACAGTTGGAGATTTAGGAGTTGATATTTTAGCAAAACTCGGAAGTAGTGAAATTTATCTTTTAGGAATAGATGCTTCAATTGATAGTAAAAATGGAAAAACTCATATAGGAACTCATAAATCTTCAAGAAAAGTAAACTTAAATGTAGAAAATTGTGGAGATTTTAAAACAGATATCATTTATGTAAAAGGAAATTTACAAGCCCAAGTTCCTACTTTTAGAGAATATATCGATATGATAGATAGTCTTGAAGAAATAATAAGTATTCATCCTAAGACTAAAATATATAATTTAGGTTCAGGAGCATACTTTAAAGGTTCATTTCCTTTAAAACTAGATCATCTTAATTTTGAGAATATATCTAAAGAATTATTTAAAATTGAGTTTTTAAATAATTTAAATAATATCTCAAAAAGTAATTTAGCTAGTATAGATAAAAATGAAATAAATAAAGAGCAAGAAGTGTTAAAAAAGCTAAATGATTTGGATAAAAATACTTTTTATAAAGAGTTTAAAGTAATTTTTGAGAACTATCCACAATCTATGATTTGTAATATTTTTAATAGATTTTTTAAACTAGTTTTACCATATCACAATATTTTAAAAAATCAAGATATTGCAAATAAAATTTTAGAAAAACAAATTGATGAAGTTTTGAATGCTTTTAATACTATATTTGATAAAATAGATATAAATTTTATAAGAGGTAACTAA